A genomic region of Oncorhynchus mykiss isolate Arlee chromosome 2, USDA_OmykA_1.1, whole genome shotgun sequence contains the following coding sequences:
- the LOC110502417 gene encoding methionine aminopeptidase 2-like — protein MWPLEAPSSLCVTSFRTPMMAELEIVQPEPEAPEVLNGDADENEAKEDAEPSETGKKKRRKKKKKKTAVPAGTNESEGDGDTGGGVGDVTKQLEQQALPEDIDKEDDGEEDGEEGENSAGKKKKKKKKNKKRVKGQTDPPTVPICELYPSAVFPKGEECEYPPSKDGRSAAWRTTHEEKRVLDKANEEMWSDFRQAAEAHRQVRNYINTWIKPGMTMIDICERLEDCSRRLIKENGLKAGLAFPTGCSINHVAAHYTPNAGDPTVLQYNDVCKIDFGTHINGRIIDCAFTVTFNPKYDRLLEAVRDATNTGIRCAGIDVRLCDVGETIQEVMESYEVEIDGKTYQVKPIRNLNGHSIGQYRIHAGKTVPIVKGGEATRMEEGEVYAIETFGSTGRGAVHGDMDCSHYMKNFNVGHVPIRLPRAKHLLNVINDNFGTLAFCRRWLDRQGESKYLMALKNLCDLGIIDPYPPLCDTKGSYTAQYEHTILLRPTCKEVVSRGDDY, from the exons ATGTGGCCACTGGAGGCTCCCAGCAGTTTATGCGTCACTTCATTCCGAACGCCGATGATGGCGGAGCTCGAGATAGTGCAGCCTGAACCGGAGGCGCCCGAAGTTCTCAATGGGGACGCCGACGAAAACGAAGCGAAAGAGGACGCGGAGCCCTCCGAAACAGGGaagaaaaagagaagaaaaaagaagaagaagaagaccgcTGTCCCAG CAGGGACAAATGAGTCTGAGGGGGATGGAGATACGGGAGGAGGTGTTGGTGATGTGACGAAACAGTTGGAGCAGCAAGCCCTGCCCGAGGACATAGATAAGGAGGATGATGGAGAGGAGG ATGGAGAAGAGGGTGAAAACTCCgcagggaagaagaagaagaagaagaagaagaataagaaGAGAG TGAAGGGGCAGACTGACCCTCCCACTGTCCCTATTTGTGAGCTGTATCCCAGTGCTGTCTTCCCAAAGGGAGAGGAATGTGAATATCCTCCATCTAAAGACGG gcgCAGTGCAGCGTGGCGGACCACCCACGAGGAGAAGAGGGTCCTTGACAAGGCCAACGAGGAGATGTGGAGCGACTTCCGTCAGGCTGCCGAGGCCCACAGACAGGTCCGAAACTACATCAACACCTGGATCAAACCTGGGATGACCATGATCGACATCTG TGAACGACTGGAGGACTGCAGTAGGAGGCTGATCAAAGAGAACGGTCTGAAGGCTGGCCTGGCATTCCCCACTGGCTGCTCAATCAACCATGTTGCTGCCCACTACACTCCTAATGCTGGTGACCCCACAGTCCTGCAGTACAACGACGTCTGCAAGATAGACTTCGGCACGCACATCAACG GTCGAATCATTGACTGTGCCTTCACCGTGACCTTCAACCCAAAGTACGACAGATTACTGGAGGCTGTGAGAGATGCTACCAACACAGGCATCAGG TGTGCGGGGATAGATGTGCGTCTGTGTGACGTGGGTGAAACCATCCAGGAGGTCATGGAGTCTTATGAGGTGGAGATAGATGGGAAAACATACCAAG TAAAGCCAATCAGGAACCTCAATGGCCACTCCATCGGCCAGTACAGGATACATGCAGGCAAGACTGTCCCCATCGTCAAGGGAGGAGAAGCTACCAGAATGGAG GAAGGTGAGGTGTACGCAATCGAGACGTTTGGCAGCACTGGGAGGGGAGCTGTTCACGGTGACATGGACTGCTCGCATTACATGAAAAACTTCAACGTTGGACACGTGCCAATAAG GCTCCCCAGAGCTAAGCATCTGCTCAACGTGATCAACGACAACTTCGGGACGTTGGCGTTTTGCCGCCGCTGGTTGGACCGGCAGGGAGAGAGCAAGTACCTGATGGCCCTGAAGAACCTGTGTGACCTGGGCATCATAGACCCGTACCCTCCTCTCTGTGACACCAAGGGCTCCTACACTGCCCAATACGAACACACCATCCTTCTCAGGCCCACCTGTAAGGAAGTGGTGAGCAGGGGTGATGACTACTGA